Genomic window (Polaribacter batillariae):
TGCAATGTAAAATTTATGATTGAAGGCGAAGAAGAAGTTGGTTCAGAAAGTTTGGCGTGGTTTGTTCCAAGAAATAAAGAAAAATTAGCCAACGATGTGATATTAATTTCTGATACTGGCATGATTGCCAACGACATTCCTTCCATTACAACAGGTTTGCGCGGTTTAAGTTATGTTGAAGTAGAAGTTACAGGACCCAATAGAGATTTACATTCTGGTTTGTATGGTGGTGCAGTTGCAAATCCTATTAATATTTTAACCAAAATGATTGCTTCTTTACATGATGAAAATAATCACATTACCATTCCAGGTTTTTACGATAAAGTTGAAGATTTATCCGAAGAAGAAAGAGCTGAGATGGCAAAAGCTCCTTTTTCGCTAGAGAATTATAAAAAATCGATTGCTATTGGCGATGTTTATGGAGAAAAAGGCTATTCTACAAACGAGCGAAATGCTATAAGACCAACTTTAGATGTAAACGGAATTTGGGGAGGTTACATTGGCGAAGGTGCAAAAACAGTAATTGCAAGTAAAGCATTTGCTAAAATATCTATGCGTTTGGTGCCAAATCAAGATTGGAAAGAAATCACCAAATTATTCAAAAAACATTTCGAAAGTATTGCTCCAAAAGCTGTAAAAGTAGTGGTAAAACCGCATCATGGAGGGCAAGCTTATGTAACTCCAATAGATAATATTGCATACCAAGCAGCTAGTAAAGCCTATAAAACTACTTTTGGTAAAACACCAATTCCACAAAGAAGTGGAGGTAGTATTCCTATTCTAGCTCTTTTTGAGCAAGAATTAAAAAGTAAAACTATTTTAATGGGGTTTGGCTTAAATTCTGATGCAATTCACTCGCCAAACGAACACTTTGGTATTTGGAATTATTTAAAAGGCATCGAAACGATTCCTTATTTTTATCAATATTTCTCTGAATTACATCAGCAATCAAAAAATTAACAAAAATGGAATTCAAAATTTTTAAAATTACGGCTATAACTTGTTGTTCTTTATTAATGTTTTGTTGTTCTTCGGAAGAAAAACAGAAAGAATTTACAATTGCAGAATATGAAGCGGCTGCAAAACATATGAACCGCAATTTGTATCGAAAAGTACATAACCAGGTTTCTGGAAGCTCTTTTGTGGGCGAAAATTCTGTACTATATTCAACCACCAATAAAGAGGGAAAAAAGTTTGTTTTGGCAAATGCAAACTCTAAAACGAAAAAAGATGCTTTCGATCATCAAAAACTAGCAGAGGCACTATCTAAAGAACTCGATAAAGAAATAAAGGCAAACAAATTGCCGATTTATGGAGTTTCGATGTCTAAAGATTTAAAAACGGTAAGTTTTTCAGCAAACAGACAACAGTATATTTATAATTTATCTGATAATTCTATCTCTAAAAAAACATCAACTACAAAAAGAGTAAATAGAAACGAGCATGTTTCTCCTAATGGAAAATTAGCAGCTTATATTAATGACTACAATCTTTGGATTCGTAATCTCGAAACAGGTAAAAAAACGCAAATTACTTTCGACGGAAAAGAAGATTATGGCTACGCAACCAACAATGCTGGTTGGGTTAAAAGTGACGGAGCCGTTTTAAAATGGTCGCCAAATTCCGATAAAATTGCTACGTTTCAGCAAGATGCAAGAGGTGTGGGTATGATGTATTTAACCTCTACCAATGTTGGGCATCCAAAATTAGAAGCTTGGAAACACCCACTTCCTGGAGATAAAAAAGTTTTTAGAATAGAAAGGGTAATTATCCATTTAGGAAATCAACCAAAAACAGTTCGTTTAAAAATGAAACCAGATTTCCAAAGAGGCACCACCACAGACCATATAGCAGATTGGAATAACGAATTATTAGACGCTCAATGGAATAAAGAAGGAACCCTATTTGCATTTGTTTCTGGCTCTAGAGATCATAAAATTGCTCATTTACAAATTGCAGATGCCTTTTCTGGACAAGTTGAATCGATTTATAAAGAAGAAGTAGATACGTATTACGAATCTGGTGTAAATGCCGAAAACTGGAAAGTTTTGTTCGATTCTAACGAGTTTATTTGGTATTCAGAAAAAACCAATTGGGGGCATATTTATTTGTATGATTTAAAAACAAAAGAGTTAAAAAACCAAATTACTTCTGGAGATTGGATTGTAAAACAGGTTAAAAATATCGATGAAAAAAATAGACAAATCTATTTTACTGCTGGTGGAAAAGAAGAAGGAAATCCATACCATAATTATTACTACAAAATAAATTTCGATGGAACAAACCTCATTAACTTAACCCCTTCTAAGGGAACACATTCTGTTACTTTTTCTGATGATTATACTCTGTTGGTAGATATTTATTCTACCACAACAAATCCTCCTATATCTGTTTTAAGAAACGGAAATGGAGAAAAAATAATGGATTTAGAAACTGCAGATATTTCTGAATTAAAAGCCAATAACTGGCAAGAACCCATCGAATTTTCTGTAAAAGCAAGAGACGAAAAAACAGATATTTACGGATTAATGTTCTTACCAAGTAATTATAATGAAGCTAAAAAATACCCTGTTTTAAATTATATTTATCCAGGTCCACAATCTGGTAGTGTTGGATATTATGGTTTTAAACCTGTTTGGGGAGATTTTCAGGCAGTAGCAGAGTTAGGTTTTGTAGTGGTTGCTGTAGATGCCATGGGCACTCCAATGCGTTCTAAATCTTTTCATGATGCGTATTATGGAAACATGGGCGATAATGGTTTGCCAGATAATATTACAGCAATTAAACAATTGGCACAAAAGTATAAAGGAATGGACATTGAGCGTGTTGGAATTTGGGGACATTCTGGTGGAGGTTTTGCTTCTACAAGAGCTGTTTTTGCCTATCCAGATTTTTATGACGTTGCTGTTTCTGGAGCTGGAAACCACGACAATAGAAATTACGAAGCAGATTGGGGCGAAAAATGGCAAGGTCTTTTGGTAAACGGAAAAATGGAAGGAAAAGCAGATGGAACCACGAATTACGACAATCAGGCAAATCAATTAATTGCAAAAAATTTAAAAGGAAAATTATTAATTACCCATGGTTCTATGGACAATAATGTTCCTCCTTCAAACACAATGCTGGTTGTAGAAGCATTAATTAAGGCCAATAAAGATTTCGATATGATTTTATTCCCAAACAAAAGACATGGTTATGGAGACATGACTAATTATATGACTCGAAAACGATGGGATTATTTTGTAACTCATCTTTTAAATGCCAAACCTGCCAAAGGATTTCAAATTAAATAATTATCATTAAAATTACCCCTTATGAAAAATTTATGTTGCCTTGCAATTTGTTGTTTTCTTATTTTTTCTTGCGATAAAAAAACAAAGAAATCAAACAACTCTAAAAATCAAAATGTAAAAGAAAGCAATTTTACAAGACAAGATACTTTAAGAGGCGCTATTACCCCAGAAAGAATTTGGTGGAATTTAACCTACTATCATTTAGATGTAAAAGTAGATCCCGACAGGAAGTTTATTTCTGGAAAAAACACCATTAAATATAAAGTTTTAAAAGAATATCAAACCCTACAAATAGATTTGCAAAACCCTTTAAAAATCTTAAAAGCAACACAAGATGATAAAGAGTTGGAAATTATTAACGAAGGAAATGCCCATTTTATAAAATTACTTAAAAAGCAAGAAATTGGAAAAACAGAAAGTGTGGTTGTTTATTATGAAGGACACCCAAAAGAGGCCGTTAGAGCACCTTGGGATGGAGGTTTTTCTTGGAAAAAAGACGAAAACGGAAATCATTTTGTAGCCACTTCTTGCCAAGGTTTAGGGGCAAGTGTTTGGTGGCCATGCAAAGACCATATGTATGATGAAGTGGAAAGCATGCGAATTAGTGTTACAGTTCCTAAAAATTTAATGGATGTTTCGAACGGAAGATTAGAAAAAGTAGAAGAAAATGGAGATACAAAAACATACCATTGGTTTGTAAACAATCCTATAAACAATTATGGGGTAAATGT
Coding sequences:
- a CDS encoding S9 family peptidase, producing MEFKIFKITAITCCSLLMFCCSSEEKQKEFTIAEYEAAAKHMNRNLYRKVHNQVSGSSFVGENSVLYSTTNKEGKKFVLANANSKTKKDAFDHQKLAEALSKELDKEIKANKLPIYGVSMSKDLKTVSFSANRQQYIYNLSDNSISKKTSTTKRVNRNEHVSPNGKLAAYINDYNLWIRNLETGKKTQITFDGKEDYGYATNNAGWVKSDGAVLKWSPNSDKIATFQQDARGVGMMYLTSTNVGHPKLEAWKHPLPGDKKVFRIERVIIHLGNQPKTVRLKMKPDFQRGTTTDHIADWNNELLDAQWNKEGTLFAFVSGSRDHKIAHLQIADAFSGQVESIYKEEVDTYYESGVNAENWKVLFDSNEFIWYSEKTNWGHIYLYDLKTKELKNQITSGDWIVKQVKNIDEKNRQIYFTAGGKEEGNPYHNYYYKINFDGTNLINLTPSKGTHSVTFSDDYTLLVDIYSTTTNPPISVLRNGNGEKIMDLETADISELKANNWQEPIEFSVKARDEKTDIYGLMFLPSNYNEAKKYPVLNYIYPGPQSGSVGYYGFKPVWGDFQAVAELGFVVVAVDAMGTPMRSKSFHDAYYGNMGDNGLPDNITAIKQLAQKYKGMDIERVGIWGHSGGGFASTRAVFAYPDFYDVAVSGAGNHDNRNYEADWGEKWQGLLVNGKMEGKADGTTNYDNQANQLIAKNLKGKLLITHGSMDNNVPPSNTMLVVEALIKANKDFDMILFPNKRHGYGDMTNYMTRKRWDYFVTHLLNAKPAKGFQIK
- a CDS encoding dipeptidase, which codes for MSSINSYIKNNKQRFLDELIDLLKIPSISADKAYKKEVFNTANFILESLKKAGCDHVEMCETPGYPIIYGEKIINPALPTVLVYGHYDVQPADPIDLWHSPPFEPVIKKTENHPEGAIFARGACDDKGQMYMHVKALEYMTSSGNLPCNVKFMIEGEEEVGSESLAWFVPRNKEKLANDVILISDTGMIANDIPSITTGLRGLSYVEVEVTGPNRDLHSGLYGGAVANPINILTKMIASLHDENNHITIPGFYDKVEDLSEEERAEMAKAPFSLENYKKSIAIGDVYGEKGYSTNERNAIRPTLDVNGIWGGYIGEGAKTVIASKAFAKISMRLVPNQDWKEITKLFKKHFESIAPKAVKVVVKPHHGGQAYVTPIDNIAYQAASKAYKTTFGKTPIPQRSGGSIPILALFEQELKSKTILMGFGLNSDAIHSPNEHFGIWNYLKGIETIPYFYQYFSELHQQSKN